The Miscanthus floridulus cultivar M001 chromosome 17, ASM1932011v1, whole genome shotgun sequence genome has a window encoding:
- the LOC136518409 gene encoding NAD(P)H dehydrogenase (quinone) FQR1-like, with product MATKIYIVYYSTWGHVAVLAEEIKKGADAVAGVEATVWRVAETLPEEVLGKMGAAPAREGHRVISPRDLADADGVLLGFPTRFGMMAAQMKAFLDATGGLWRDQALAGKPAGVFVATGTQGGGQETTALTAVTQLAHHGMLFVPLGYTFGAGMPGVDEVSGGSPYGAGTFAGADGSRKPTEAELAIARHQGTYFAGIAKKLKAGAAALAAEASSA from the exons ATGGCCACCAAGATCTACATCGT GTACTACTCGACGTGGGGCCACGTGGCGGTGCTGGCGGAGGAGATCAAGAAGGGCGCGGATGCGGTGGCCGGCGTGGAGGCCACGGTGTGGCGCGTGGCGGAGACGCTGCCGGAGGAGGTGCTCGGGAAGATGGGCGCGGCGCCGGCGCGCGAGGGCCACCGCGTCATCTCCCCACGCGACCTCGCGGACGCCGACGGCGTGCTGCTGGGCTTTCCCACGCGGTTCGGAATGATGGCGGCGCAGATGAAGGCGTTTCTGGACGCGACGGGCGGGCTGTGGCGGGACCAGGCGCTGGCGGGGAAGCCCGCGGGCGTGTTCGTCGCCACGGGCACGCAGGGCGGAGGGCAGGAGACCACCGCGCTCACCGCCGTCACGCAGCTCGCGCACCACGGCATGCTCTTCGTGCCCCTCGGTTACACCTTCGGCGCCGGCATGCCTGGCGTCGACGAGGTCAGCGGTGGTAGCCCCTACGGCGCGGGCACCTTCGCCGGCGCCGATGGCAGCAGGAAGCCCACTGAGGCGGAGCTCGCCATCGCCAGACACCAGGGCACCTACTTCGCCGGCATCGCCAAGAAGCTCAAGGCTGGAGCCGCGGCCCTCGCTGCCGAAGCCTCCTCAGCCTAA
- the LOC136516430 gene encoding fasciclin-like arabinogalactan protein 2: protein MDLRRRLGVAALVVAVCAATLTAAVEGFDILQILGKHDEFSQFCKLLNETHLAGDINRDRTITVLAVANGDMGHLTGGHYSLGTLRHILELHVVADYYDDKKLKQLSHAATAASTLFQRSGFAPGMAGYVNITQHRGGKVSFIVDDAADTVKPVTYVKQIESHRYDYSVLQVSGVLSSPEAEAPVAPPAPVNLTDILSKKYCKSFAGLLAADAKVFDTLNGTKDTALTVFCPVDAAVAAFMPKFKNLTAKAKTAILLYHAVPDYYSMQFLKSNKGKVTTLATTSVAKKDYTYEAESKEDTITLDTTVVTSTIQATVRDDDPLAVYAVSKFLQPKELFKTKTADLAPAPAPEAGPKKKKKKPSRGSAASAPSDESADGPSADDSSDDAADKAAAAPSSLFARWATMTVALAIALAA, encoded by the exons ATGGACCTGCGGCGGCGGCTGGGCGTGGCGGCGTTGGTGGTGGCCGTGTGCGCCGCCACGctgacggcggcggtggaggggtTCGACATCCTGCAGATCCTGGGGAAGCACGACGAGTTCTCGCAGTTCTGCAAGCTGCTCAACGAGACGCACCTGGCCGGGGACATCAACCGGGACCGGACCATCACGGTCCTCGCCGTGGCCAACGGCGACATGGGCCACCTCACAGGCGGACACTACTCGCTCGGCACCCTCCGCCACATCCTCGAGCTGCACGTCGTCGCCGACTACTACGACGACAAGAAGCTCAAGCAGCTGTCGCACGCCGCCACGGCCGCATCAACCTTGTTCCAG CGATCCGGATTTGCCCCCGGCATGGCAGGGTACGTGAACATAACGCAGCACCGCGGCGGCAAGGTGTCGTTCATCGTGGACGACGCGGCGGACACCGTGAAGCCCGTCACCTATGTGAAGCAGATCGAGAGCCACCGGTACGACTACTCGGTGCTCCAGGTGAGCGGCGTGCTGTCGTCCCCGGAGGCCGAGGCACCGGTCGCCCCGCCGGCGCCCGTCAACCTCACCGACATCCTCTCCAAGAAGTACTGCAAGAGCTTCGCGGGGCTGCTGGCTGCCGACGCCAAGGTGTTCGACACCCTCAACGGCACCAAGGACACCGCGCTCACCGTCTTCTGCCCCGTGGACGCAGCGGTGGCGGCATTCATGCCCAAGTTCAAGAACCTGACGGCCAAGGCCAAGACGGCCATCCTGCTGTACCACGCCGTGCCGGACTACTACTCCATGCAGTTCCTCAAGTCCAACAAGGGCAAGGTCACCACGCTCGCCACCACCAGCGTCGCCAAGAAGGACTACACCTACGAGGCCGAGAGCAAGGAGGACACCATCACGCTCGACACCACCGTCGTCACCTCCACCATCCAGGCCACCGTCAGGGATGACGACCCGCTCGCCGTCTATGCTGTGTCCAAGTTCCTGCAGCCTAAGGAGCTGTTCAAGACGAAAACGGCAGACCTCGCGCCTGCGCCCGCCCCAGAAGCagggccgaagaagaagaagaagaagcccaGCCGCGGTTCGGCGGCCTCTGCGCCTTCGGACGAATCTGCAGATGGCCCGTCTGCCGACGACTCATCCGATGACGCTGCGGACAAGGCCGCCGCTGCGCCGTCGTCCCTATTCGCCCGGTGGGCGACGATGACCGTGGCGCTGGCAATAGCGTTGGCGGCCTAA